One genomic segment of Hydra vulgaris chromosome 14, alternate assembly HydraT2T_AEP includes these proteins:
- the LOC136090904 gene encoding uncharacterized protein LOC136090904: MSCSLKIVASEFSINKKTLQRHRDGKVKVAGDLSLGGKFSVFSKEFELKIVTQVQVMDTALFGLTTIDVHRLAYDFAKQMGIDNPFNKESKMAGMDWLRGFMSRNPQFSIRTLQATSISRAIGFNKPKINQFFSVYKSLFEEHKFSAKQLWNMDETGITNVRKPGKITATKDKRKVSEITSGERGVSVTVVCAMSASGTYVPPLFIFPRLQMTDRLAVGATSGSIIRVSSSGWTDSSLFIEWLTHFVAVTHASITNEQLIVLDVRDNGIYLITLPPHCTHKMQPSDRTFFKSLKVGYNTAASNWMLSHQGRRISFFEMAGIFATAFNFTANIDKAVNGFRCSGLYPKNDLIFNDEAFEAALLTRWS; the protein is encoded by the coding sequence ATGAGCTGCAGTCTAAAAATTGTTGCATCAGaatttagtattaataaaaaaacattacaacgTCATCGAGATGGAAAAGTAAAAGTAGCTGGTGATCTGTCTCTGGGTggaaaattttctgtttttagtaAAGAATTTGAATTAAAGATTGTTACACAAGTTCAGGTTATGGATACAGCATTATTTGGCTTGACAACAATAGATGTGCATCGCCTAGCATATGATTTTGCTAAACAAATGGGAATCGATAATCCTTTTAATAAAGAGTCAAAAATGGCAGGAATGGATTGGCTGCGAGGATTCATGTCTCGCAATCCACAATTTTCTATTCGAACTCTACAAGCCACCAGTATAAGCAGAGCCATTGGCTTcaataaaccaaaaataaatcagtttttttcagTATACAAGTCATTATTTGAGGAACATAAGTTTTCAGCCAAACAGCTCTGGAATATGGATGAAACTGGAATCACAAATGTCCGTAAGCCAGGAAAAATAACTGCAACGAAAGACAAACGAAAAGTTTCAGAAATAACTAGTGGAGAAAGAGGTGTTTCTGTGACAGTTGTGTGCGCAATGAGTGCAAGTGGCACTTATGTCCCACCCTTATTTATATTTCCCCGTTTGCAAATGACTGATAGGCTTGCTGTTGGTGCAACTTCAGGCTCAATTATTAGAGTTAGCTCCAGTGGATGGACTGATTCATCTTTATTCATTGAATGGTTAACACATTTTGTTGCTGTGACTCATGCATCTATAACTAATGAGCAATTAATTGTACTTGATGTTCGTGACAATGGGATCTATCTCATAACTCTTCCACCTCATTGTACACACAAGATGCAACCTTCGGATcgtacattttttaaatcattgaaAGTTGGCTACAATACAGCAGCAAGCAACTGGATGTTATCACATCAGGGGCgtagaatttcattttttgaaatggCAGGTATTTTTGCAACTGCCTTCAACTTTACTGCAAACATTGACAAAGCAGTCAATGGTTTTAGATGCTCTGGTTTATACCCAAAAAATGACcttatttttaatgatgaaGCCTTTGAAGCAGCTTTGCTCACTAGATGGAGCTGA